A region from the Bacteroidota bacterium genome encodes:
- a CDS encoding endonuclease/exonuclease/phosphatase family protein: MRRFLWIAFLVVDALLLCFFVAGYLGRYVDPRSFWWPQLFAVALPTLSILLLLATPVFVAVKRWGMFGLHLAFVGLILVRFAALGTALNPPVNTSPTLRIASYNLGHFEIFSQAEQARKLGEVLGLLYPDILGLQEFLVHYRGQELRIRNLPYVANKLDSLGFQAVARNRHDVPSTFKPIWTRKDKLVQQAKNRVKIKENDFEAMSFMRMEFEWAGRVGVFYNVHMRTFGSKKPWLDENMSPMSPKFWLFYIRQYREAFQYRAWEAARIKQLLEEEEMPVILAGDFNSTPHNWAFNHLKEGLQDVHAHRGNLFRTSYHVRFPLAKIDHILVSSDWQVYSATIPPLNYSDHRPVIAEIGWADPATAAVALP; this comes from the coding sequence GTGCGACGATTTTTGTGGATCGCGTTTCTTGTTGTTGATGCGCTGCTTTTGTGCTTCTTTGTGGCCGGCTATCTCGGGCGATATGTCGACCCACGATCCTTTTGGTGGCCCCAACTCTTTGCCGTTGCACTCCCCACGCTAAGTATTCTGTTGCTACTGGCAACCCCCGTATTCGTAGCTGTTAAGCGGTGGGGCATGTTTGGGCTCCATCTTGCTTTTGTCGGACTCATCCTGGTTCGCTTTGCTGCCCTCGGTACTGCCCTCAATCCTCCCGTAAACACATCGCCAACATTACGCATTGCCTCCTACAACTTGGGGCACTTCGAAATTTTCTCTCAGGCAGAACAGGCCCGCAAGCTCGGCGAAGTACTTGGGTTGTTGTATCCGGATATTCTCGGCCTGCAGGAATTTCTTGTCCATTACCGGGGGCAGGAGCTTCGCATCCGTAACCTGCCCTACGTTGCAAACAAGCTGGATTCTCTCGGTTTTCAGGCTGTCGCCCGCAACCGGCACGATGTGCCTTCTACCTTCAAACCAATCTGGACACGCAAAGACAAGCTGGTTCAGCAAGCAAAGAACCGCGTTAAAATAAAAGAAAACGACTTTGAAGCGATGTCGTTTATGCGGATGGAATTTGAGTGGGCCGGCCGGGTGGGGGTTTTCTACAACGTACATATGCGCACGTTTGGCTCGAAAAAACCCTGGCTTGATGAAAATATGAGCCCCATGAGTCCGAAGTTCTGGTTGTTCTATATCCGGCAGTATCGCGAAGCGTTTCAGTATCGGGCCTGGGAGGCTGCGCGCATCAAACAATTGCTGGAAGAAGAGGAAATGCCTGTTATTCTTGCAGGTGATTTTAACAGCACGCCACACAATTGGGCCTTTAATCACCTGAAAGAGGGCTTGCAAGATGTACATGCCCATCGGGGTAACCTCTTCAGGACGTCGTACCACGTCCGTTTCCCGCTGGCGAAAATTGACCATATTCTTGTTTCTTCCGACTGGCAAGTATACAGTGCTACCATCCCACCGCTCAACTATTCCGATCATCGTCCGGTGATCGCCGAAATTGGCTGGGCAGACCCTGCAACGGCTGCTGTTGCGTTGCCTTAA
- a CDS encoding peptidylprolyl isomerase translates to MLNKPAMLKQIYIKPTTGLGTMMVFAILLAGCTQAYSEQSSAVLAEVGGEQIFTEEFREAYVDYLFKTGLQDEQANRTRVLNSLIDTYLLAADARKGGIEETEAFQAAHARHQTKFLIEAFVQQALFDTLQIAEVELEDMFVRANTVITARHLYARTKAEANNLYRQLQEGASFDTLAPTVFADTALANNGGLIGEFTLDDMDLPFEEAAFALEVGEVSQPVKTTTGYSIIKVEDRFVKPLITTYEFAERRDRIEHFVSYRKKIAARQRYAASVVVALTPAYDEAVVAQLLGQITGAGPVLDGEAGDAWLSQTLLTYTADGQQQTMDVVTFRAMAAATSDAQRAAVQDVDSFKQFVEGLLVRDVMLREARKMNLEALPVYKSALAQADRGWVRDYEASRLLAEVPISEAQIQAYYSANSEILVHPPAIRVWEILVDRKATADSLLQLFSLTPFTQLAARHSLRPGADAAGGDLGYLAENQMGEMGPAIYAAKSGDVLGPLEIRGYYVLLKVGDRVPARPMTLQEATPTIVGSLRKADGKRHLQEHIKALRAQQSIVIDEALLAALSLKKDT, encoded by the coding sequence ATGCTGAATAAACCTGCCATGTTAAAGCAGATCTACATAAAGCCAACCACAGGATTAGGCACCATGATGGTGTTCGCCATTTTGTTGGCTGGCTGCACGCAGGCGTATTCAGAGCAGTCAAGCGCCGTGCTGGCTGAAGTAGGCGGTGAGCAGATTTTTACGGAAGAGTTTCGCGAAGCCTACGTGGATTATCTGTTTAAAACGGGGCTGCAGGATGAGCAGGCAAATCGAACCCGTGTACTCAATAGCCTGATTGATACGTACTTGCTGGCCGCTGATGCGCGAAAAGGTGGTATTGAGGAGACAGAGGCTTTTCAGGCCGCCCATGCCCGTCATCAAACCAAGTTTTTGATTGAAGCTTTTGTACAGCAGGCGCTTTTCGACACGTTGCAAATTGCAGAAGTTGAGCTGGAAGACATGTTTGTACGCGCGAACACCGTAATTACAGCGCGTCATCTCTACGCGCGCACCAAAGCGGAAGCGAACAATCTTTATCGACAACTTCAAGAGGGGGCCTCGTTTGACACGCTGGCGCCGACCGTTTTTGCGGATACAGCGCTTGCTAACAATGGCGGACTCATCGGTGAGTTTACACTCGATGACATGGATCTGCCGTTTGAAGAGGCTGCGTTTGCGCTGGAAGTTGGTGAAGTTTCTCAGCCCGTCAAAACGACAACTGGCTACTCAATCATCAAGGTGGAAGATCGGTTTGTCAAACCGCTCATTACGACGTACGAATTTGCTGAGCGCCGCGATCGCATCGAGCATTTTGTATCCTACCGCAAGAAAATAGCAGCCCGCCAGCGTTATGCAGCTTCGGTTGTCGTGGCGCTGACTCCTGCATATGACGAGGCCGTTGTTGCGCAATTGCTGGGTCAGATAACAGGCGCCGGCCCTGTACTGGATGGTGAAGCTGGTGATGCCTGGTTGTCACAAACTTTGCTCACCTATACGGCAGATGGCCAGCAGCAAACCATGGATGTCGTCACCTTTCGTGCAATGGCTGCAGCCACGAGCGACGCACAACGGGCTGCAGTGCAAGATGTTGATTCTTTTAAGCAATTTGTGGAAGGCCTCCTTGTACGAGATGTTATGTTGCGCGAAGCGCGAAAGATGAATCTGGAGGCCCTGCCTGTGTACAAATCTGCGCTGGCGCAGGCGGACAGGGGATGGGTACGTGACTATGAAGCTTCTCGCCTCCTTGCCGAGGTGCCAATTTCCGAAGCACAAATTCAGGCTTATTATAGCGCCAACAGCGAAATACTGGTCCATCCGCCCGCAATCCGAGTGTGGGAAATCCTGGTTGACAGAAAGGCAACGGCAGACAGCTTGTTACAGTTGTTTAGCCTGACGCCTTTTACCCAATTGGCGGCTCGTCATTCTTTACGCCCCGGTGCTGATGCAGCTGGCGGTGATCTCGGCTATCTCGCTGAAAACCAAATGGGCGAAATGGGTCCTGCAATCTATGCGGCGAAGTCAGGTGATGTGCTGGGGCCATTGGAGATACGAGGATATTATGTATTGCTGAAAGTGGGCGACCGGGTGCCGGCGCGTCCGATGACATTGCAGGAGGCAACACCAACTATCGTTGGCTCCCTCCGGAAAGCAGATGGCAAGCGCCATTTGCAAGAACATATTAAAGCACTCAGGGCACAGCAATCGATCGTCATCGATGAAGCATTGCTGGCAGCACTTTCATTAAAGAAAGACACATGA
- a CDS encoding UDP-2,3-diacylglucosamine diphosphatase — MILFVSDMHFGRGDVATEKKHEAALINCLRHFEDQIEHLFLIGDVYDQYIEYPNLVPKGIARFQGLIAAWTDSGRPVTYLTGNHDPWHMDYYKEELGVNLVFDSFIEPLQGKHVYLNHGDIIASRFPLNTLIKQTLQHPLPVFLYRTLLPSDFGYRLARWVNQRIHSDVIDTEVVAQLRTHAATLLAQKHDLVVMGHSHHAELTRLGDGLYLNTGCWRLHRTFGCMANGTVSLFNWNDETKKPELRETASFMQQTETST; from the coding sequence GTGATTCTTTTTGTCTCTGACATGCACTTCGGGCGCGGTGACGTGGCTACTGAAAAAAAGCATGAAGCCGCTTTAATCAATTGCTTGCGTCATTTTGAAGATCAAATTGAACACCTGTTTCTTATCGGCGATGTCTACGACCAGTATATCGAGTACCCAAATCTTGTCCCCAAAGGCATTGCGCGTTTCCAGGGTTTGATTGCAGCCTGGACCGACAGTGGCCGGCCCGTCACCTACCTCACGGGCAACCACGACCCGTGGCATATGGACTATTACAAAGAAGAGCTGGGGGTAAACCTGGTGTTCGATAGCTTTATCGAACCTCTGCAGGGCAAACACGTTTACCTCAACCACGGAGATATTATTGCATCCCGATTTCCACTCAACACCCTGATAAAGCAGACGCTTCAGCATCCACTACCTGTTTTTTTGTACCGTACGTTGCTGCCATCCGATTTTGGATACAGGTTGGCCAGATGGGTTAATCAACGCATTCACTCCGATGTAATAGATACCGAAGTGGTGGCGCAATTGCGCACGCACGCAGCCACATTGCTCGCGCAGAAACACGACCTTGTGGTGATGGGACACAGTCATCATGCTGAATTGACCCGGCTTGGTGATGGCCTTTACCTGAATACAGGATGTTGGCGGCTCCATCGAACCTTCGGTTGCATGGCAAACGGCACCGTTTCGTTATTCAATTGGAACGACGAGACAAAAAAGCCGGAGTTACGGGAAACGGCATCCTTTATGCAACAAACCGAAACTTCTACTTAA
- a CDS encoding LacI family DNA-binding transcriptional regulator has protein sequence MAADTITIYDIAAQAKVSIATVSRAFNNSNRVSPKTRDRVFAVAKTLGYHPNALARNLARQQSNLVSAVIPMMTSYFYLEVLQGVQTRIAKTEYDLLVYSAPELEDVEGLLQSALTRGKSEGVLLFSSPMDSGRVEMLKSREQPVVLVDQNHPDFDSVSIDNEEGGFWATEHLLSQGYKRLAMIMANRVSVPAMKRAEGFRIAHQKAGMAVDEQLVVENDDPAFHGYTEEAGYKAMGSLLEHHTPPDAVFATSDIQALGAKRAIEDAGLVVGRDIGLIGFDDIMISRYVGLSTLRQPMFDMGAKAAELLLQRFAEPTAPVTQTVFSPELVERCSSRKC, from the coding sequence ATGGCAGCGGATACGATCACTATATACGACATTGCTGCGCAAGCAAAGGTATCGATTGCGACCGTATCGCGTGCGTTTAACAACAGCAATCGGGTTTCGCCTAAAACACGCGACCGGGTTTTTGCGGTAGCAAAGACCCTGGGGTACCACCCAAATGCGCTCGCCCGCAACCTCGCGCGTCAGCAATCCAACCTGGTCTCTGCCGTGATTCCGATGATGACCAGCTACTTCTATCTGGAAGTATTGCAGGGTGTGCAGACCCGGATTGCTAAAACTGAATACGACTTGCTGGTGTACTCGGCCCCTGAATTGGAAGATGTAGAGGGGTTGTTGCAAAGCGCGTTGACGCGTGGGAAATCTGAAGGGGTATTGTTGTTCTCCAGTCCGATGGATTCGGGCCGGGTAGAGATGCTTAAATCTCGCGAACAGCCCGTCGTCCTTGTTGACCAGAACCACCCTGATTTTGATTCGGTCTCTATCGACAATGAGGAGGGCGGGTTTTGGGCAACGGAGCATTTATTGTCGCAAGGCTACAAGCGGTTAGCCATGATTATGGCAAACAGGGTTTCTGTGCCGGCGATGAAGCGAGCAGAAGGTTTTAGAATTGCTCACCAGAAAGCCGGAATGGCGGTGGATGAACAACTTGTTGTTGAAAATGACGACCCCGCCTTCCATGGCTACACCGAAGAAGCAGGGTACAAAGCCATGGGGAGTCTGCTTGAACACCACACGCCACCAGATGCGGTATTTGCTACTTCTGACATTCAGGCGCTTGGTGCCAAGCGCGCCATTGAAGACGCCGGCCTTGTTGTGGGGCGCGACATTGGGCTGATCGGGTTTGACGACATAATGATCAGCCGCTATGTCGGACTTTCGACGCTGCGTCAACCCATGTTCGACATGGGAGCAAAAGCCGCCGAACTGCTCCTGCAAAGATTTGCAGAGCCAACTGCGCCTGTTACGCAAACTGTTTTTTCGCCTGAGCTCGTCGAGCGATGCTCGAGTAGAAAATGTTGA
- the ispG gene encoding flavodoxin-dependent (E)-4-hydroxy-3-methylbut-2-enyl-diphosphate synthase, which translates to MERPRRYSRPVQVGDVQVGGGAPVSVQSMTVSKTHDVETCLSEIEGLAAAGADIVRVAVPRPEDAEALKDIVQGSNVPIVADIHFNYQYALKAIEAGIAKVRINPGNIGKPEWEREVLLAAKDAGIPIRIGVNSGSLERDILDKYGYPQPEALYESAMRHIEICTANGFEDLIISVKHSDVFFMIQAYKLLAERTDFPLHLGVTESGTVSSGTIKSSIGIGALLAEGIGDTIRVSLTAESVNEVEVAHQILKSLRLGRPGVNIIACPTCGRLEVDLFKIAEDVEQAVKARKFEKDLNVALMGCAVNGPGEAAGADLGVACGRGRAHLFRKGKIIKTIAEDQIVESILDAIENWEDEEVQV; encoded by the coding sequence ATGGAAAGACCGCGTCGTTATTCTCGCCCCGTCCAGGTAGGTGATGTACAGGTTGGTGGTGGAGCGCCTGTGTCTGTTCAGTCGATGACTGTTTCCAAGACGCATGATGTTGAAACGTGCCTGTCGGAAATTGAAGGCCTGGCGGCTGCCGGCGCTGATATTGTACGGGTAGCCGTCCCGCGCCCTGAAGACGCTGAGGCGTTGAAAGACATCGTGCAGGGCTCAAATGTGCCTATTGTGGCAGACATCCATTTTAACTACCAGTATGCCCTGAAGGCGATTGAAGCTGGCATAGCCAAAGTGCGCATCAATCCAGGCAATATCGGTAAGCCAGAGTGGGAACGCGAGGTCTTGCTTGCTGCAAAAGATGCCGGCATCCCGATTCGTATTGGGGTAAACTCCGGCTCGCTGGAACGCGATATTCTCGATAAATATGGGTACCCGCAGCCAGAGGCGCTCTACGAAAGCGCCATGCGGCATATCGAAATCTGTACTGCAAATGGCTTTGAAGACCTCATCATCTCCGTGAAACACTCGGATGTGTTCTTCATGATCCAGGCATACAAACTCCTTGCTGAGAGAACAGATTTTCCTTTGCATCTTGGGGTCACAGAGTCGGGTACCGTGAGCTCGGGCACCATCAAAAGTTCGATTGGTATTGGCGCGCTGCTTGCTGAGGGCATCGGAGATACGATTCGCGTTTCACTTACAGCTGAATCTGTAAATGAGGTGGAAGTTGCGCATCAGATCCTGAAGTCTTTGCGTCTTGGCCGGCCAGGTGTTAACATTATTGCATGTCCAACATGCGGCCGCCTCGAAGTTGATCTCTTCAAAATTGCTGAAGACGTAGAACAGGCCGTTAAAGCAAGGAAATTCGAAAAAGACCTTAATGTAGCCTTGATGGGGTGTGCTGTTAACGGCCCTGGCGAAGCTGCTGGTGCAGACCTTGGTGTTGCCTGTGGACGCGGCCGGGCCCATCTGTTCCGCAAAGGTAAAATTATAAAAACCATTGCTGAAGACCAGATTGTGGAGTCTATTCTCGACGCTATCGAAAACTGGGAAGACGAAGAAGTGCAGGTCTAG
- a CDS encoding rhomboid family intramembrane serine protease, which produces MYSNSIRPVTNFSVFPPVLKNLLIINGLFFLAQNPADSPIAMFLREWFALWPIGAPDQILTSQGLRATGDFWPWQLVTYGFLHGDFTHILFNMFALWMFGVQLENAWGSRRFAIFYFVCVVGAGLIQLMTSYGMGYYTVGASGGVYGILLAFGMMFPNNEIFLLFLPFPIKAKWFVLGLGLFAIFGGFTGAASGTAHFAHLGGMVFGFILMQYWRGKLPIKPERRMLF; this is translated from the coding sequence ATGTATTCCAATTCTATTCGGCCAGTTACAAATTTTTCAGTGTTTCCCCCGGTTCTCAAGAATCTGTTGATCATCAATGGACTCTTTTTTCTTGCACAGAATCCGGCAGACAGCCCCATTGCGATGTTTTTGCGGGAGTGGTTTGCTTTGTGGCCGATTGGCGCGCCTGATCAGATTCTTACCAGCCAGGGATTGCGTGCAACCGGTGACTTTTGGCCTTGGCAGCTGGTAACCTACGGATTTCTACACGGCGATTTTACCCATATTCTGTTTAATATGTTTGCCCTCTGGATGTTTGGTGTTCAGTTGGAGAACGCCTGGGGGTCGCGTCGTTTTGCTATTTTTTACTTTGTTTGTGTTGTCGGTGCCGGCCTGATTCAGCTCATGACATCTTACGGCATGGGATATTATACCGTAGGTGCTTCGGGTGGGGTATACGGTATTCTGCTGGCCTTTGGGATGATGTTTCCCAATAACGAAATCTTCCTGCTCTTTTTGCCTTTTCCGATAAAGGCCAAATGGTTTGTTTTGGGCCTTGGCCTCTTCGCAATCTTTGGTGGATTTACGGGGGCGGCTTCCGGTACAGCCCATTTTGCGCATCTCGGCGGCATGGTTTTTGGTTTCATTTTGATGCAATATTGGCGCGGCAAACTGCCGATAAAGCCAGAACGACGAATGCTTTTTTAA
- a CDS encoding transglycosylase domain-containing protein — translation MSEEWSYSDEELKRYFNDPSSRRQSDAVEHSNDFYRDPNAAPPPPPRRGIRGFFMRTFGSKKKADAAFALSVITGLGLLGFMAIVVFLVSLGEDELPSLQQLENPDLQLATVAYTADGKELARYAYQNRSSVAYADISPNVINALVATEDHRFHNHWGIDLFRFFVSAAKTVMGDVQGGSTITMQLARNLYNKEIGKRQTISRKLKEMLTAVQLERRYTKREIIEMYLNTVEFGNNAFGIEAAARTFFSVSSTELDTLQSATLVGMLKGITMYNPIRNPNLSRQRRNVVLGQMVKNNYLSREYLEANLETPIETEYSSSEITAGFAPYFAEHVRQWLGEWGKESGHDIYSQGLIVHTTLDTRMQEIASEVVERQMNGLQQVVDYEWSRKRFAGFPYNQGMAAYTDLEEFEPFSEYWRLKADTLQLYIQETEAFRVLRNEIGGDAAIDSLMKDEEFVAQFKADKTRLEAGMISIDPRSGYVKAWVGGRNLKDDWYDHVAKARRQPGSTFKPFAYIAAIDNGYSPDYMLADSSIYWEDDQGNEWQAKNSGEEGSGLMLTLREGLKQSKNTITARLVLKIGAPTLAFYARRMGIKSPLIEVPSLALGTSNVTLQELTTAYSTLANSGIKHEPTVITRIEDRLGNVLYEARPRPEEALNEQTALKGIDMLRDVIQAGGTGIRVRTQYSLYEYDLAGKTGTTQNSADCWFMLMHPELVTGAWVGFNDQRVTFRTDWWGQGAHSALHLVGDFTRKIADEEKLSKVSFPLPIDYSAPNIDIEGNQGNQGGKVNW, via the coding sequence ATGTCTGAAGAATGGTCCTATTCGGACGAAGAACTGAAACGTTATTTCAACGACCCTTCAAGTCGCCGGCAATCTGATGCCGTTGAGCATTCCAACGATTTTTACAGGGATCCCAACGCTGCACCTCCGCCACCGCCCCGTCGTGGCATACGTGGCTTTTTCATGCGCACCTTTGGTAGCAAGAAAAAAGCAGACGCTGCGTTTGCACTCTCTGTAATTACGGGGCTTGGACTACTCGGCTTTATGGCCATCGTCGTATTCCTGGTTTCGCTTGGCGAAGACGAACTACCGTCACTACAGCAACTCGAAAACCCGGACCTCCAGCTTGCAACTGTTGCTTACACGGCTGATGGCAAAGAACTCGCACGCTATGCCTACCAGAACCGCTCATCCGTAGCCTACGCAGACATTTCACCCAATGTCATCAACGCGCTGGTTGCAACGGAAGACCACCGTTTCCACAACCATTGGGGCATCGACCTTTTCCGATTCTTTGTGTCTGCTGCAAAAACCGTCATGGGGGATGTGCAGGGCGGCTCTACCATTACCATGCAGTTGGCCCGTAACCTGTACAACAAAGAAATTGGCAAGCGCCAGACCATTTCTCGAAAGCTGAAAGAAATGCTCACGGCAGTACAGCTCGAGCGCCGATACACCAAGCGCGAAATCATCGAGATGTACCTGAATACCGTTGAGTTTGGCAACAACGCTTTTGGTATCGAAGCAGCTGCGCGTACGTTTTTCAGCGTCAGCTCAACCGAACTTGACACCCTGCAGAGCGCCACGCTTGTTGGTATGCTGAAAGGGATCACGATGTACAACCCGATCAGAAATCCCAACCTTTCGCGCCAGCGCCGCAATGTTGTACTGGGCCAGATGGTCAAAAACAACTACCTGAGTCGGGAATACCTCGAAGCGAATCTTGAAACGCCCATTGAAACTGAATACAGTTCCAGCGAAATCACCGCCGGCTTTGCGCCCTATTTCGCAGAGCATGTACGGCAGTGGCTGGGTGAATGGGGCAAAGAAAGCGGACACGACATCTATTCGCAAGGCCTGATTGTCCACACAACCCTCGACACCCGGATGCAGGAAATTGCCTCCGAGGTTGTAGAGCGCCAGATGAATGGCCTCCAACAAGTTGTTGACTATGAATGGAGTCGCAAGCGATTTGCCGGCTTTCCATACAACCAGGGCATGGCCGCATATACCGACCTGGAAGAGTTTGAACCCTTTAGCGAGTACTGGCGCCTCAAAGCGGACACGTTGCAGCTTTACATCCAGGAAACAGAAGCTTTCCGGGTGTTGAGAAACGAAATTGGCGGCGACGCAGCCATCGACTCGCTGATGAAAGACGAAGAATTTGTCGCGCAGTTCAAGGCGGACAAAACACGCCTCGAAGCCGGCATGATTTCCATCGATCCCCGCAGTGGTTACGTCAAAGCGTGGGTGGGTGGTCGCAACCTGAAAGATGACTGGTACGACCACGTAGCCAAAGCACGCCGGCAACCCGGCTCTACGTTTAAACCCTTTGCCTACATTGCCGCCATTGATAACGGGTACTCTCCTGATTACATGCTGGCAGACAGCTCCATCTACTGGGAAGATGACCAGGGCAACGAGTGGCAAGCCAAGAACTCAGGTGAAGAGGGATCCGGATTGATGCTCACCCTGCGCGAAGGACTCAAACAATCTAAAAACACAATTACTGCGCGGCTCGTTTTGAAAATTGGCGCACCAACGCTGGCATTTTACGCCCGACGCATGGGCATCAAGAGCCCGCTTATTGAGGTACCCTCTCTTGCCCTGGGCACCAGCAATGTTACGCTTCAGGAGCTAACCACAGCTTACAGCACCCTCGCAAACTCGGGCATCAAGCATGAACCGACGGTCATCACCCGTATCGAGGACCGCCTGGGCAACGTACTGTACGAAGCGCGACCTCGACCTGAAGAAGCATTGAACGAGCAAACCGCACTCAAAGGCATTGATATGCTGCGGGATGTGATTCAGGCCGGCGGCACGGGCATCCGGGTTCGCACCCAATACAGCCTCTACGAATACGACCTGGCCGGCAAAACCGGCACCACGCAGAATAGCGCGGATTGCTGGTTCATGCTGATGCATCCTGAATTGGTAACAGGTGCGTGGGTTGGCTTCAACGACCAGCGCGTCACCTTCCGCACCGATTGGTGGGGACAGGGAGCGCATAGCGCCCTGCATCTGGTTGGAGATTTTACCCGAAAAATCGCTGATGAAGAAAAACTCAGCAAAGTATCTTTTCCGCTGCCTATTGACTATAGTGCGCCAAACATAGACATTGAGGGTAACCAAGGAAACCAGGGCGGGAAAGTTAATTGGTAA
- a CDS encoding rhomboid family intramembrane serine protease codes for MNQLNTWYRMQPPAIRALLTINVVIYVLWFLLFQHFDAMETLFNRHLALQAEPTTFLYQPWQLITYNFLHLGTDLGGILHITFNMLWLVWIGRDYEELHGSHRLLAVYIIAGIGGGILSIVIEGLFPGFAGGGGDAAVVVHGASASVLGVMMTMAILHPYKSIGLLFLGTVRLLYVVLGFLVIDALFMQGTAVAAHWGGVLFGFLFAKAESSGVDLSSWATYFFKGGARKSSAGSSSSSGDREGGMLRKIENWLASKNDSAEPPPKKQPTRERTWRRTEVDVEVIETSKEDEVDRILDKISAEGYEALTPAEKKILYEASRK; via the coding sequence GTGAATCAGCTCAATACATGGTATAGAATGCAGCCGCCAGCCATTCGGGCGCTGTTGACTATCAATGTCGTCATCTACGTGCTTTGGTTTCTGCTTTTTCAGCATTTTGACGCCATGGAGACGTTGTTTAACCGTCACCTGGCCCTGCAAGCTGAGCCTACCACGTTTTTGTATCAACCCTGGCAGTTGATTACGTACAACTTCCTGCATTTGGGGACCGACCTTGGTGGCATCCTGCATATCACGTTCAACATGCTCTGGCTTGTATGGATTGGAAGGGACTACGAAGAATTACATGGTTCGCACCGATTGCTTGCGGTCTACATTATTGCCGGCATTGGGGGAGGGATTCTCTCTATCGTAATCGAAGGCCTGTTTCCTGGGTTTGCCGGCGGCGGTGGCGATGCTGCCGTTGTTGTTCATGGCGCTTCCGCCTCTGTGCTGGGTGTGATGATGACCATGGCCATTTTGCATCCTTATAAAAGCATTGGCCTGCTTTTCCTCGGAACGGTGAGGCTGCTTTACGTTGTGCTCGGATTTCTGGTTATTGACGCCCTGTTTATGCAAGGTACAGCCGTTGCAGCCCACTGGGGCGGCGTTTTGTTCGGTTTCCTCTTTGCAAAAGCAGAATCTTCCGGTGTTGATCTTTCCAGTTGGGCTACCTACTTCTTTAAAGGCGGAGCGCGTAAGAGTTCGGCTGGCAGCAGTAGCAGCTCAGGAGATCGTGAAGGCGGTATGCTCCGGAAAATTGAAAATTGGCTTGCCTCTAAAAATGATAGCGCTGAGCCACCACCCAAAAAACAGCCTACGCGTGAGCGTACTTGGCGACGCACTGAAGTTGACGTTGAAGTAATTGAGACGTCCAAAGAAGATGAGGTAGACCGGATTTTGGATAAAATCAGTGCAGAGGGATATGAAGCGCTTACACCAGCTGAGAAAAAAATCCTTTACGAGGCAAGTCGCAAGTAA
- a CDS encoding exonuclease SbcCD subunit D codes for MKILHTADIHFGSNAYGRIDAATGLNSRLMDFKRSFDFLVQRGLDEDIDLFLFAGDAYRTADPTPTQQKAFAACLKPIADRGIPIVMIVGNHDHPISYGKASALDIYPYLSGDVHLFHRPDFTVIETKSGPLQFIALPWPIRSMLLTKEEYRSKSPTEIRAFIEEKYVNFVQAATKALDPDLPTVMSAHLSVHGAELSGSEQTSLIAHEPKFSVGQLALPPIDYIALGHIHKFQDRNAGEKPPVVYSGSIECISFKEWSYPKGFVLVDIEGAGADKKTSFSFVETPARPFVAIDIDAREAEDP; via the coding sequence GTGAAAATTCTGCATACGGCCGATATCCACTTCGGCAGTAACGCCTACGGGCGCATTGATGCGGCGACGGGATTAAATTCCCGGCTCATGGACTTCAAGAGGTCCTTCGACTTTTTGGTGCAACGAGGTCTTGATGAAGACATCGACCTGTTCCTTTTTGCCGGAGACGCTTACCGCACTGCGGATCCTACCCCGACGCAACAAAAAGCCTTTGCTGCGTGCCTCAAGCCCATTGCTGACCGAGGCATCCCCATTGTTATGATCGTGGGAAATCACGATCACCCAATTTCCTACGGCAAAGCCTCTGCCCTCGACATCTACCCTTATCTGAGTGGCGACGTACACCTGTTTCACCGTCCCGACTTCACGGTTATCGAAACGAAAAGCGGGCCGTTGCAATTTATTGCCCTCCCCTGGCCCATCCGCAGTATGCTGCTGACCAAAGAAGAATACCGGAGCAAGTCGCCTACCGAAATCAGGGCTTTTATCGAGGAGAAATACGTTAACTTTGTACAGGCGGCTACCAAAGCCCTCGACCCCGATTTGCCTACGGTTATGTCGGCACACTTGTCGGTGCATGGGGCTGAACTTTCAGGATCTGAACAAACCAGCCTGATTGCCCACGAGCCCAAGTTTTCGGTGGGACAACTCGCGCTTCCGCCAATTGATTATATCGCCCTGGGGCACATACATAAATTTCAGGACCGCAATGCCGGCGAAAAACCCCCGGTGGTATACTCCGGCAGTATTGAATGTATATCGTTTAAAGAATGGTCGTACCCCAAAGGCTTTGTCCTGGTTGATATTGAAGGAGCCGGCGCAGACAAAAAGACCTCTTTTTCATTTGTAGAAACGCCGGCGCGCCCTTTTGTCGCCATAGACATCGATGCAAGAGAAGCAGAAGATCCGAT